In Actinoplanes lobatus, the DNA window CGCCAGCGGCACCACCCGTTTGCACGATGTGCGGGTCAGCGCCGAGGAGGTCGTGCCGCGCGACAACAGCCGGCTGGACAACCCGTGGCTCGGCTCGTTCGCCCAGCTGTACCTCGCCGCGGTGGAGGCCGGGATCGCCGCGGCCGTGCTCGACGACGCCGTCTGGTTCGGCCGGGAAAAGGCCCGGCCCATCAAACACAGCACCGCGGACAGCAGCGCCGACGACCCGTACGTGCGGCACACGGTCGGCGAAATCGCGGCCCGTGCCCACGCCGCCCGCTCGGTCGTCCTGCTCGCGGCCGAGGCGCTTCAGGGCGTACGCCACCTCGAGGGTGCCCGGGCACGCGCCGCGGGCGCGGAAGCCGCGGTGACCGTCGCCCAGACCGGCGTGATCGCCGTGGAGAGCGCGCTGCGCGCCGCCGAGCTGCTGTTCGACGTCGGTGGCGGTTCGGCGACCAACCGGGACCTCGCCTTCGACCGGCACTGGCGCAACGCCCGCACGGTCGCCAACCACAACCCGCGCGACTGGAAGACGGCGGTGGCCGGCGCCTACCGGCTCACCGGCGAGGAACCCCCCACCACCGGACTGTTCTGAGAGGAATCACGATGACCGTCAAGACCGACCGGGTGCTGGGGCGCACCGGCGTGCGGCTCAGCCCGCTCACCCTCGGCACCATGAACTTCGGCCGGTGGCAGGACGAGGCCGAGAGCATCCGGATCATCCACGCCGCGCTGGACGCGGGGATCACCGCGATCGACACCGCCGACGTCTACGCCCAGGGTGTCTCGGAGCAGATCGTCGGCAAGGCGATCCAGGGCCGCCGTGACGACGTCTTCCTGGCGACCAAGTTCCACGGCCAGATCGGCGACAACCCGCTGCACGCCGGCAACTCGCGCCGTTGGATCGTCCAGGCCGTGGAGGCCAGCCTGCGCCGGCTCGGCACCGACCACCTCGACCTCTACCAGGCGCACCGGCCCGACCCGCACACCGACCTGCTCGAGACGCTGCAGGCCCTCGACGACCTGATCCGCCAGGGCAAGATCCGCTACTACGGCACCTCGGTCTTCCCGGCCCACCAGCTCGTCGAGGCCCAGTGGCTGGCCCGTACCCACTCGCTGATCGGCCCGCACACCGAGCAGCTGCCCTACTCGCTGCTGGTGCGCAGCGCCGAGCGCGAGGTCTTCCCGGTCGTTCGCGACCACGGGGTGGGCGTGCTCAGCTACGGCCCGCTCGCCGCGGGCTGGCTCTCCGGCGCGTACCGGCTCGGCGCCGAGCAGCCCGCGTCGGCCCGCGCCGACCTCATCCCCGGCCGCTTCGACATCACCCTGGGACGCAACCGGCGCAAGCTCGCCGCCGCCGACGCCCTCGCGGCACTCGCCGAGGAGCACGGCCTGACCCTGGTCGAGCTGGCGGTGGCGTTCGCGCTGAACCATCCGGCGGTCAGCAGCGTGATCATCGGGCCGCGCACCGGGGAGCACCTGGAGGCGTACCTGAAGGCCGCCGCTGTCGTGCTCGACGACCAGGTGCTCGACCGCATCGACGAGATCGTCGACCCCGGCACCCATTTCCTGGAACGCGACACCGGTCGCGACACCCCGTCCCTGCAGCCCACCGCCCTGCGAAGGAGCCACCTATGAGCACTCTGCCCTACCGCCGTGCCGGAAGGTCCGGCCTCGACCTCTCCGCCTTCTCCTTCGGGCTGTGGCAGAAGTTCGGCACCGACCACCCGTTCCAGACCCAGCGCGAGATCATCCTGCACGCCTTCGAGCTGGGCATCACCCACTTCGACAACGCCGACCGGTACGGCCCGCCGCACCGCGCCGCGCAGAAGCTGTTCGGCCGGATCCTGCACCGGGACCTGGCCGCATACCGGGACGAACTGATCCTGTCCACCAAGGCCGGCAATCCGATCGGCGCGAGCCCCTACCTGCAGGGCGGCTCCCGCAAATCGCTGCTCGGCTCCCTCGACCACAGCCTGCGCGACCTCGGCACCGACTACGTCGACATCTTCTACCACCACCGCCAGGACGACAGCACCCCGCTGGAGGAGACGGTCGGCGCCCTGGTCAGCGCGGTGCAGCAGGGCAAAGCCCTCTACGTGGGCGTCTCCAACTACGACACCGAACGTGCGCATCAGGCCGCCGAGCTGCTGCGTGGCAGCGGCGTCCCGCTGCTCGTCCACCAGCCCCGGTACTCGATCTTCGACCGCAGGCCCGAACTCAACGGTCTGCTCGAGCAGGCGGCCACGGACGGATTCGGGCTGGTGGTCTACTCGCCGCTGGCCCAGGGGCTGCTGACCGACAAGTACCTGGACGGCATCCCGGACGGCGCCCGCGCACAGAACAGCGCGTTCCTCAAACCCGACGTCATCGACGACACCTACCGGCAGCGAGCCGAAGCGCTCAACAAGATCGCCTCCGAGCGTGGCCAGTCCCTCGCCCAGCTGGCACTGCAGTGGGTGCTGCGACGCCCGGAGGTCACCTCGGCGCTGATCGGCGCCAGCTCCACGGCGCAGCTCGACCACAACGTGCAGGCGCTCGACTTCCCGGAGTTCACTGCCGAGGAACTGGCGCTGATCGACGAACACGGTGTGCATGGCACCGGCGTGCGGATCTGAGATGGCCTTCCCGAGACCGTTCCGGCTCGGCTTCCTGCTGCACCTCGACGGCGATCTGCCGCCGGCCGTCGCGTACCGGCAGGCGATCGACCTGTTCGTGGCGGCCGAGGAGCTCGGCTACGACTCCGGCTGGGTGATCCAGCGGCACTTCCGGCAGGGCAAGGAGCACGTCTCCGCCCCGCTGGTGGTGCTCGCCGCGATTGCCCAGCACACCCGGCGGATCCGGCTCGGCACCGGCGTGCTCGTGCTGCCGCTGGAAGACCCGTTGAAGGTCGCCGAGGACGCGGCCACCCTCGACGAGCTCAGCGGTGGCCGGCTCGAACTGGGTGTGGGCTCCGGTCCCTTCCCGGGCGCCTGGGAGGCGTTCGGGAAGGACCTCGGTGACCGGCACCGGCTGTACGACGCCGCCGTGACCCGGCTGCACGCGGTCCTCGACGGGGCGCCGCTGAACAGCCTCGGCGAGGTCCTGCACCCGCCCGGCACCGGCGTACGGCAGCGGCTGTGGCAGGCCACCAGCAGCGACCCGTCGGTCGCGCACGCGGCGGCCGTCGCGGCCGGCAAGGCGGGGGACGGGCTGCAACTGTCGCGGGCCACCGCCTGGCGGGGCGCGACGATCCGCGACGCCCAGTCCCGGCAGGCCGAATGGATCGACGCCTACCGGGCCGCGGCAGCGGGCGAACCGCGGGTGCAGGTGTCGCGGGCGGTCTACCCGCATCCCGACCGGGCCGAGGCGGTCCGTCTGGTGACGCCCGGGGTCCGCCGCTGGCAGAGCTGGATGTCCTCGCAGCGCGACGTCGCCGGGCTCAGCGTCGAGGAGTACCTCGACGCCGACCACGCCCTGCTCGGCCCGGCCGACCTGCTGGCCGCCGAACTCGCCGCCGACCCCGCGCTGCAGCACGTCACCGACCTCCTGGTCAGTTTCGTGCCGGGAGTGCCCGACTTCGACGAGCACCTGCGGCTGCTCACCACCACGGCGCGCGATCTGGCGCCCCTGCTCGGCCGGCGGCCATCCGGAGGAACACGGTGACCCGATTCCATCTCAACCTCTCCCTGATGACGCCGGGACACTTCCGGCACGCCTGGCGGCTCCCGCACGTCGACCCGCTCGCCTACCTCGACATCGACTACTTCCGGCGGCTCGTCACGATCGCCGAGGACGCCAAGATCGACGCGGTGTTCCTCGGTGACGGGCCGGCGCTGCGCGGCGAGATCGAGGACGCGCCCGGCACCGGGCTCGACCCGTTGATCCTGCTCGGCCACCTGGCCGCAGTCACCTCCCACCTGGGCGTGGTGATCACCAGCTCGACCACCTACAACTCGCCGTACAACCTGGCCCGGCGCTTCCAGTCGCTCGACCACGTCACCAAGGGCCGGGCCGCGGTCAACATCGTCACCACCGGCACACCGGCCGCGGCCGCGAACTTCGGCCTCGACGAGCACCCGGACAAGGACACCCGGTACCGGCGGGCGCACGAGTTCCTCGACGTGGTGACCCGGCTCTGGGGCTCCTGGGAACCGGAAGCCATCATCGCGGACAAGGAGAGCGGACGTTACGCCGTACCGGAACGCATCCACCGCATCGACCACCACGGCGAGTTCTTCTCCGTGGCCGGACCGCTGCCGGTGCCGGCCGGCCCCCAGGGCCGCCCGGTGATCGTGCAGGCCGGCGGCTCGGCGGGCGGACTGGAACTGGCCGCGCGTTTCGCCGACGTGGTGTTCACGGTCGCGCAGACCCGCGACCAGGCGGTCGCCTTCCGCGACGACATCCGCCGGCGGGCCGCTCTCGCCGGGCGCGACCCCGACGAGGTGAAAGTGTCGCTCGGCGTGGTCGTGCTGGTCGCCGCCACCGCAGAGCAGGCGCGGCAGCGGGCGCAGGACCTCTACGCGACGCTGCCGATCGAGCGGCTGTCCACGGTGCTGACCGGCAACCTGGGCCTGCCGCCGGGCCGGTTCGGGCCGGACGACCCGATCAGCGCGGCGGATCTGCCGCCGCCCGTACCCGATCAAGCCTTCTCGGCCGGCTTCAGCGCCTCGACCCGTGCGCTGATCGGACAGGCCCCCCACACGCCGCGCGAGCTGGTGCAGCGCAGCGCCGGCGGCGCCGGGCACCGGCTGCTGGCCGGATCGGCCGAGCAGGTCGCCGACGATCTGGAGGCCTGGTACGACGCCGGCGCTGCCGACGGGTTCACGATCATGCCCGCGGACACCGCGGTGGATCTGGAGAGCTTCGCCACCCTGGTCGTGCCGATCCTGCAGAAACGCGGCCTCTTTCAGAGCCAGTACGACCAGGCCACGCTGCGTGGCCGCCTCTTCGGAAGGGAACCCGGCTGATGTCGTTCACCGCCCGCTACGCCGACCACACGACAGCGCTGGGCGTGGCCAATGACCTGCTCACCTCGCTGCTCGCCCGCCGGTCGGTGCGCAAGTTCGGCCCGCGCGACGTCACCGACGACGAGCTGGCCGCGCTGATCGCCGCCGCCCAGTCCGCGCCCACCTCGTCCAACCTGCAACCGTGGAGCGTCGTCGCGGTCCGCGATCCGGACCGCAAGAAGCGGTTGTCGGTGCTCGCCGGCAACCAGGGCTTCGTCGCGCAGGCGCCACTGTTCCTGGTGTGGATCGCCGACCTGGGCCGGGCCCGTCGCCTCGCCGCCCGGTCTGGCGCCGACGTGCACGCCGCCGACTTCCTGGAGACCACCATCATCGGCTTCGTCGACACCGCCCTGGCCGCGCAGAACGCGGTCGTGGCCGCGGAGTCGCTGGGTCTCGGCTCGGTCTTCGTCGGCGGCATCCGCAACCATCCCGAGCAGGTGGCGGCCGAGCTGGCGTTGCCGCCGCACACGGTGGCGGCGTTCGGACTGGCGGTGGGGGAGCCGGACCCGTCCGAGCAGGCGGACGTCAAGCCACGGCTACCGCAGGCGGCGGTGCTGCACCGGGAGCGGTACGACGCGGAGGCCGCGGACCGGCACATCGACACCTACGACGAGCGGCTGGCGGCGTACAACAGCAGGTTCGGGCTGCCCGGCGGCTGGAGCGACCGGGTGCTGACCCGCTTGCGCGGGCCGGAGTCGATGGCCGGTCGGCACCTGCTGCGTGAGACCCTGGAACGCCTCGGCCTGCCGTCACGCTGATCGCGCGACGCCGCCCGGGGCCTGAGTTCCACCTACGCCCGGCCGAAGTTGAGCTAGTTCGCAGCCCGGGCTTCACCAGCGGGGCGCGTGAGATCCGCGGATTCTCCCCGGCGCAGAGCGAGCGGATCCTCGATCTGCTGTGGTCGGAGGCCACCCGCACCGAGTACACGGTGCGTTTCCGGTGGGCCGCCGGCAGTGTCGCGTTCTGGGACAACCGGGCCACCGCGCACCTGGCGATCGCTGACGCCGGCCATCTCGGCCACGACCGGGTCCTTTACCGGGTGGCCCTGGAAGGTGACGTGCCGAAGGGCGTGGACGGCCGGGAGTCCGAACCGGTTTCCGGTGAGCCGTTCCACGGCAACTGACCGGTCCGCGAGCGAAGGCGCCCCGGCCGACGGCCGGGGCGCCTTCGTGTCAGCGGCTACGCGGATCGGGCAGTTTCAGCCGCTCGCGGATGGTCGAGCCGTCGTAGGCGGTGGGGAAGGCGCCCGCCTCCTGCAGCAGCGGGATGACCTTCTCGTTGAACTCGGCGATGCCGTCGGGCAGTACCGGAATGTGGATGTTGAAGCCGGCCACCGCACCGGAACTCCACCAGTCCAGGATGGTGTCGGCGACCTCGCGCGGCGTGCCGACGGCCAAGCGGTGGCCGCCTTCGACGCGGCGCACCAGCTGGCGCGGGGTGACCGGCTCGGCCGCGGCGAGTTCGGCGAACGACTTGACGAAGCCGACCGGCCGTTTCTGGTCCTCGGTGTAGGCGAACAGCGCCGGATCGAGGGGAACGTCGGGATCGATCCGGGCGTCCAGGTCGACGGCCCAGTTGCGCCGGAGGAAGTCGGCGATCAGGCCGTCCTCGCCGCGGCGGCCGTGCAGCGCCTCGTGCTTGCGGTACGCCTCCTCGCGGGTCGCACCCAGGATGACGGTCAGGCCCGGCAGCAGCCGGATGTCGCCGGGATCGCGGCCGTGCGCCAGCGCCCGCTCCCGCAGCCGGGCCTGGTAGTCGAACGCGGACTGCTTGTGCAGCAGGGACGCGTACACGATGTCGGCGTGCCTGGCGGCCAGGTCGATGCCGGCGTCGGAGGCGCCGGCCTGGGCGATGACCGGGTGGCCCTGTGGCCCGATCGGCACGTTGAGCGGGCCGGCGACGTCGAAGAACTCGCCGTGGTGGTCGATGCGCCGCGCGGTCGTCTCGTCCCACAGCGCGCCCTGCGGCGCCGGTCCTGCCGGGGTGTCCCAGCTCAGCCACAGGTCCTTGACCACCTGGAGGAACTCCTCGGCGCGCCGGTACCGCTCGGCTCGTTCGGGCAGCGGCGCCGCCCCGAAGTTCGCGGCGATGTCCGGGTTGAAGCTGGACACGACGTTCCAGATGACCCGGCCGCCGGAGATGTGGTCGAGGGTGGCCAGCCGGCGGGCCAGGTTGTAGGGCGAGTTGTACGAGGTGGAGGCGGTGAGCAGGAACCCGATGTCGGGTACGGTCGCGGCCACCGCGGAGAACAGCACGGTCGGGTCGAAACTGTGGATCGGCCGTGAGGTGTTGTCGCGTTGCAGGGCCGGGTGGTCGGAGACGAAGACGATGTCGAAGACGCCCTCGTGGGCGAGCTGAGCCGAACGCAGGTAGTGGTTCCAGTCAGCGAACCGGTTCCAGCGGGTGCCCGGTGCGGCCCAGGAGCGGGCCGCGGAGCCGGTGCTGTTGAGCGCGACGCTCAGATAGAGGCGGTGTGTGGTCATGCGGCTTCTCCTGTGGCGACCGGTTCGGCGTGTGGTGTCCAGACAGCGTGGGCGTACTCGTCGCGCGACGGCGGCGCCGGGGGAGTGGGCCGGGGCGGGTCCGCCAGGACGAAGTCGCGGGTGACGGCGTCGACGAGGCGGGTCACCCCGGAGCGCAGGCTGGGCACATCGCCGACCGGCAGTCCGAAGCTCTGGCTCGCTCCGGCGTTGAACACGTGGATCTGCGACAGCCACCCGTCGTCCGGGTCACGGGCGGTCAGCTGGTAACCGGGTCCGAGGTAGGGAAAGGCGCCGAGATACTCGGAGCGTGACTCGGCCGGGGGTTCGTACACGTCCCGCCACAGGGCGATCTTCGAGGCGATCCCGGCGAGCTCCGGCCTGGTGGCGGGATCGTGCTGGTACCCGGTGCCGGCGATCACGAAGTCGTAGGTGTGTGTCCCGTCGGCGGCGGTGACCTCGACCTGCCCGCCGGTCTCGGCGGTGCGCTGCCAGGGCGCGGCCAGGTGGATCCGGAAGTTCGGGTGGGCGGTGGCCCGCAGCACCGAGTCCAGCGGGGTGCTGGCGGTGAAGGCGAAACGGCGACGCCATCGTTCGGCGGCCGGCAGCAGGTGGAAGGTGTCGAACAGGGCGAGGGCGGGCGGTTTGCCGCCGGGCCGCACGATGGCCAGGTCGGCGCGTCGGGAGAACAGGTGCACCTCGGCCGCGCCGGCCTCGAGCGCGGTGGCGGCGGCGTCGAAGGCCGAGGCCGCAGAGCCGAGAACAGCGACGGTACGGCCGTGCAGCGCGGCGAAGTCGACATGGTGTCCGGTGTGCGCGAACACCGCCGAGGACAGGCCGGCCACCTCCGCGGGGATGCGGGGGCCACCGGTGCCCTCGACGCCGTTGGCCAGGATCACCTTGCGGGCGACCTCGACGGTGTCCACGCCGTCAAGGCGCAGGCGCAGGCGGCCGGAGCTGTCCGGCTCGATGCTCAGCACGCGGACGCCGTGCCGGACCGGTACTCGTACCTGGCGCCGGAACCATCGCAGGTAGGCGATCCAGTCGGCGGTGGCGGCCCGGTCGATCGCTGTCCACGCCTGTGCACCGTCGCGGGCCTCGAGCCAGGCGCGGAAGCCGAGCGCCGGATTGCCCAGCTCGGGGCCGACGAGGTTCTTGTCCGTGCGCAGCCGCAACATCCGGGCCTTCGCCGCCCAGCTGCCCACATGTTGTTCGTCGTCGGCGGCGTCGAGCACGGTGACCCGGGTGATGCCGGCGCGGCGCAACGCGTACGCGATGGTCAGCCCGCTCTGCCCGGCGCCGACGACTGCCACGTCGTGGTCGGCGCCGTCGGTCGGCGGCACCCAGCCGGCCGGGTCGTCTCCGAGTAGACGCAGTGATTCGCTCGCCAGTAGATCGGCGTTCACGAGGCTCCTTTCCACGGTTGTCGGCGATGGGCCGCTGAACGGACGTCGAGGGGCGCCCGTTGCGCGTAACGGATGATCTGTTCCTGGTCTATGAGGCGATGACGAATCGGCTGGTGCGCAGAGACGGGGCGATGTCGTCCGCGACGGTGCGAAGGATCCGCAGGACGGAGGCGATGTTGGGGTCGCGGTGGCGGCCCTCCCGGACCACCGCGCTGATGGTCCGCCCTCCGAGGGCAGGTCCCTCGACGATGAGCCCCTCCAGGTGCGCCGGAACGGCGAGCCGGGGGACGATCGCGGCGGCCACCTCGGTGGCGGCCAGTTCGCAGACGTTCGGTGCGCCGATGACCCGGTGTTTGACCTGGGGAACGAATCCGCCGGACCGGCCGGCACGCATGACTGCCGTGTCGAGTCCGGAGTCGCGCCGGCCGGTGACCCACGGCTCGTCGGCGAGCGCGGCCAGGCCGCGGCCGCGGATCCGCAGGTGGAGATACGACGGCGCCATCAGGACCAGGGGCTCGTGGAGCAGGTGCTCGCCGGTGAGCCCGCCCCATGGCTCGTCGGCGCGGAAGTCGTACCGGCAGGACAGGGCGATGTCGACCTCGCCCTGTCGCAGCAGCCGGACGGCTTCGGGGCTGGTGGACTGCTGGACCTCGATCTGCAGGTCGGGTCGTGATGGATCGTCGCTCCGCCACGGCTGTCACCGTGCCGAGCTCGGCGAGGTCGTTGAGAAGCATCATGCGGCGAAGGTCGAGCATCACGCGCCGCCGATGACGCCTCGGCCGGCTTGCCGGCGGCTGGTGAGGTTCGCGCGCTCCACGAGAATCAATATCCCACGCACCGGCGCCATAACCTAGTTTACCTATGTAACTACTAGGCTATGGCGCGGAGCGGCGGCTCGGCCACGACCGGACGGGCCACCTCCACGATGGCGAGCAGCGGGGATCGCGGCGCGTTGTCAGCCGGCCGAGTCGCCGGGCCCGTCGGCGCGGTAGCCGACGGCGACCATCACGAGGCGACGGCAGCGGCGCGGTCCTCCGCCTCCGCCACGGCGCTCCGGTCCTCGTCGCGGTGGAGGCGGTACTCGCGGACGGTGTACGTCAACGCGGCCGGCCAGACGACAGCGATGGCGAGATGGAACCCGTACCGGACGCCGTCGGAGGCATCGATCCAGTCGCTGCGCAGCAGCGAGCGGGCGTTGGTGAGGATGATCAGACCGCCGACCGTGGTGCCCGCCACCCGCGGTGGGATGGGGCGCACGAGCCACGGGGCGATCGGCGCGGCGATCACTCCACCGAGCAGAAGCCTGAGGACCCAGACCAGGCTGATGTTCTCCGAACCCAGCCCTGCCAGGAACCCGAGGCTCGCGGCGACCGCGACCAGGAACTCACGGATCGACAACGAGATCGACATCGACTCCCGCCCGTCATCGGCAGTCATCCGGCAACCTGCACCGTGAACGACATACTGGATGCCGCTACAGGTCACCCCTTCTCGAGGCAACTCCCGAGCCGACCGAACCGCAGTGAGAAGGCCAGCCACGTTCGCGATCGGCGACAAGTCTTCAGGGCGCTGGACAGAAGTCCGCGCGGTGCTGGCAGCTTCATGATCGGGTGGATGCCCGTTTGGATCGCCGGGAACGGAAACTCAGGCGATCATGTCGTCGACCATCACACCGTACGAGGACGGCCCGCTGATCGTGCGCGGTGACTTCGAGCTGCGTACCCCGGAGGGTGAACCGATCGACCCGGCACGCGACACCATCGCGCTCTGCCGGTGCGGCAGATCCGCCGACAAACCGTTCTGCGACGGAACCCACAAGACGTTCCGGTTCAAGGCCGGCGCCGGACGCGACCTCCCGCCCGCGCGGCCCGGCGACCCCCAAGATGCCTGACCGGATCGCCGACACCGCCACGTTCGACGCCGGTGCCGTGCCGGTGCGGGCATGGTGGTCATACCATGGAGGTGGAGAACCGCTGCCAGACCCGGTGGGAGCCGAGGAACCGCTCGACGGCGTCGAGAGTCTCCGGACCCGACTCCGTGGCGATCACACCGGGCGTGCCGATGATGCCGGCCTGATCGAGAACCGATGCGCCGTCGCCCCAGGCACCGATCGCCTTGGCGTGCCGCCACGCCTCGTCGACCATCAGCAGCACGCGCGGGTCGACCGTGACGTCGTCGGCGGCTGCGGCCTTGGCGTCGCGGGCAGGTAGCGCGTCCGGGGCGGGCGGCGGCGCGGCGGCGAGCAGCAAGGCGTCGAACTCGACGGACCGTGCCGTGGCGAACGTGCGCTGCGCGGTCACTGTGCCGATCGTCCCGCCGTGCGGCGCGATGATCAGCGGCACCATGCCGGCGGCGATCAACGCCTCCCGCACCGAGGCCACCCCGTCGGGCTCCTCATCGCCGATGACGATGCCGACGATCCGGCCGTCGGCCGGCCATGTCTGGCCCATCTGGGACAGCGCCGGGCTCGGGGTGACCTCGGTAACCGGCTGCGCCGGCTCCGGCACGGGCATTCCGAGACCGGCCGCGACCTGCTCGCACAGCAGCGGGTCCACGTTGGCCAGGCACTGCAGCTGTCGTTGTTTGATCGCCTGCTCGTAGCACTTGCCGAGTTCGAAGGTGTATGCCGCGATGATGTGCTCCTTCTCCACCGGCGACATGCTCTGCCAGAAGAGGCGGACCTGGCTGAAGTGGTCATCGAAGGAGACCGGGTTGGCCCGGATCTTGGGTGCTTCGGCGACCCGGACCGGCACGTCGACGAAGGCGTTCTCGGCGTCGCCCGCCTCGAACGGGTTGCCGCCGTCGAGCGAGTTGGGCCGGTAGGGCGCGACTCCCGCGTGGACGGCCTGCTGGTGGAAGCCGTCGCGCAGCATGTCGTTGACCGGGGCGTGCGGGCGGTTGATCGGGATCTGCGGGAAGTTCGGCCCGGCGAGCCGGGTCAGCTGCGTGTCGACGTAGGAGAAGAGCCGGCCCTGCAGCAGCGGGTCATTGGTGACGTCGATGCCGGGCGGCAGGTTGCCGAGGTGGAAGGCGACCTGCTCGGTCTCGGCGAAGAAGTTGGTCGGCGTGCGGTTGAGCACGAGGCGGCCGACCGGCTGCACCTCGGCCAACTCCTCCGGAACGATCTTGGTCGGGTCGAGTAGGTCGATCCCCGCGAACGTCTCCTCGGGGGTGTCCGGGAAGACCTGCAGGCCAAGTTCCCACTCGGG includes these proteins:
- a CDS encoding CDGSH iron-sulfur domain-containing protein, with product MSSTITPYEDGPLIVRGDFELRTPEGEPIDPARDTIALCRCGRSADKPFCDGTHKTFRFKAGAGRDLPPARPGDPQDA
- a CDS encoding catalase, giving the protein MVPRKPVEKVEDVVENAAAKVADALSSHVPGAPGSGTPTVEEVTIPHDPLPPKGEQGTPDTRTPTGAETGAAPTANGQQGAYLTTAQGARLRDTDHSLKAGPRGPVLLQDHHLREKITHFDHERIPERVVHARGTGAHGSFTSYGTAAGLTRAAFLKKDAQTPVFVRFSTVLGSRGSADTVRDTRGFATKFYTDEGTFDLVGNNIPVFFIQDAIKFPDIIHAAKPHPDREIPQAQSAHDTFWDFVSLHTEAQHHTIWNMSDRGIPRSFRTMEGFGVHTFRLINNAGETVLVKFHWKPKLGVHSLTWEEAQLICGVDPDFHRRDLYDAIEAGAYPEWELGLQVFPDTPEETFAGIDLLDPTKIVPEELAEVQPVGRLVLNRTPTNFFAETEQVAFHLGNLPPGIDVTNDPLLQGRLFSYVDTQLTRLAGPNFPQIPINRPHAPVNDMLRDGFHQQAVHAGVAPYRPNSLDGGNPFEAGDAENAFVDVPVRVAEAPKIRANPVSFDDHFSQVRLFWQSMSPVEKEHIIAAYTFELGKCYEQAIKQRQLQCLANVDPLLCEQVAAGLGMPVPEPAQPVTEVTPSPALSQMGQTWPADGRIVGIVIGDEEPDGVASVREALIAAGMVPLIIAPHGGTIGTVTAQRTFATARSVEFDALLLAAAPPPAPDALPARDAKAAAADDVTVDPRVLLMVDEAWRHAKAIGAWGDGASVLDQAGIIGTPGVIATESGPETLDAVERFLGSHRVWQRFSTSMV